The segment gccaattccttgaaagaacTCTTCCTCACCCTTCTCTCCAGCATCAACAGTTCAAATACAGTAGCACTTTTTAagtgttggggtttttttgttttgttttgttttgttttgttttgagattgtAGTTACTGACAAAGTGATAAAAAGCATATGGACctaaaataaatacttcataaATTTCAGAGTTGTAATAAActctgaaaataatctttttcaaCTTCTTAATTTACAAATGAGGTTTACAGAAAAGATTTAAGAGATTTTTCCCAATAGCATggagatgagagaaagaaaaactagtgAAGACACACTCCCCTACCCCGAAAATCTTAAAACTCTCTAAGGAAAAGGTGTCTGGGGAATATAATGGATAAATGGAATGCCATCTATTTCAGCACCAACCACACAATTCTATGAAGCGCATGAGGAGTTCTTCCTAGTGTCACCAGTAAAATATGTGTTTCTTCACCCAAGGCTCCAAAGCTTCTACCTGTGTTTGTGCCTACAATTCCAAAACTGGCTCTTGGAGCAGTCGCTTCCTCCACTGGGAAGGAGTTGCCACACCTGTAAAAGGAACAGGTAGTTCGTGATCGCTAAGGTCACCCTCTCTCTCTGATAGTCTCTGAATTTAGAGTACAATCTAAATATATAGCCAACATAGTCCGGGAGAGATacagggaaggggtgagggaagTTCACTTACAATCAGGACTGGGTGTGAACGTCATAGGAACCTAGAATATTACAGCTGGGGCTGATCTGGGATTATTCTAATCAATATCCGTCTTATAGTAGCCGAGGAGACTGAAGCCCAGAAAACTTCAGGACCTGCCCAGGGTCTCCCAGTACCTAGCGGGGAAGCTGAGACCAGAATTCGGCTCGTTCTCTCCCAGTCCTGAGCTTGGGCAGCATCACCAGCAACGCCagctcctttccctttcctacAGATCGGTCTCGAGTCCAGAGATAGCGGTCGCTAGCTCAAGGCGAGACCGGGCGGGCCGAGGCAGCCACCTGTGGCTTTCCCATCCCTCAGGTCCAGCAGTGCACACGGAGTGCCCTCGCGTCAACGCCTGGGGAGTGACAGGCAAACGCGCGCCCCGCGGGCGACAGAGCTGGCCGCTCACTGCCCGGTCCCCGGCCACCATGGAAGAGCTACCATCTCGACCCGACCGTGAGCCCTAGCCCCGACCCGCGCGCCAAGTTGCACCTGCGGGTCGGCTTCCGGCAGCCATGGTTTCCATAGCAACAACAGCACCGGATGCCGGGTCCCAGAGACGCCCTAGGGTCAGAGGTCATCTCCGTGGCAACGGAAACTTCCCGCGCTACGGCGGCTCCAACGGGCCGCTTCCGCCGCATTGCGTTGCGGAGCCCCCTGCGAGCcgaggctgggagtgcagtgagGGGCGGTCCCCGTGAGCAGAGGGCAGCGGCAGCAGGAGCGAGGACTGTGGGCCAACAGGTAAAGCCAGGAGGAAGCCCGTGCCTGGCCCGTTGGGCTCCCCACTCTTCAGAACCGAAGCAATCCAGACTCGGAACCCAGCTTCAGCTTCAGATTACCGAGGGGCTCCACGCCTGGAGACAGAGCTGCAGCGTGGGCCCACTCGAGGCtttgcagaaaacaaataatgacaCGCTTCTCTGGAAGCCCGGGGCCTGAGCCCATAGCCGTGGCTTCTGCCAAACTTTCTGGTCCCTGACACCAACTCCCCGCCTCTCAGCCCGAGGCCACAGCGGCCCAGCACCCTGCACCTTTTAAAGTGGCTCCAAAAAGGAGGAGGCCAAATACAGGGTGGTGGGCGCGAGTGCAGAGAGCTGCGAAGTTGGAAGATGACTGCTTTTCAAACTGCGAAAGAACAAAATACTAAGCGAGAAACTCCTTCCAAAGCAACTGTAACTCGAGGTTCTTTACAAATGAGAGTTCCAGTTACCATCTTCAGAGAAAGGAGCTCTCAAAAGAGGAACAGTTTATTCTTTGCAGAATGTCTTCCTggttaagaagaaaattaaagattaaaaaagaaaatgaagggtCTGGCAACTATGAACCTAATGGTGCCCTAACATTTGCTATTTTAAGGCCAAGAATGCCAGATGGGGAGAACGCCATGAGCTTTTGAGCTTGTGTATTTTACGAGAGGCTCGAGTGTGAACAGTAGACTACAGGCCTTGAGACTGAGAAGGAAGCTATAAAATGTGGGCCAAGGGAACGTCTGCAGGACCGGATTTCAGAGCACCCTATCGTGGCAGATAAAGAGCCACTAacagcttttttctttatttagtagCCAAATTTTTGGCCCTTTGAGGAAGGAGTAAACAAAGCGAATTTAACCAAGTAAAATGTATAGTCCTGCCTGTTGTAGTCCCATAGTTCACTATCCTAGAGATACCTGCTTTTCACTATTAGTTTTATTAAAGTGTATTGAAAGCCTACCATGTGTCATGAACAGAATTTTTGTCAAGAGGCAATGACAAAGGCAGTGGTGCCCAGCAGTTGTTGAGTGACTTTCTTATATGATGTTACCAGATGAATCAAACAAGAACTTCACTCTTCCCTATAAAACATGTCTGCGACATTCCTCCTTTTTGCCTTCACGTTTAGGAAGTCCCTAAGAATCTCTCCTTTTGTTCCCTTCCCTTCATCATCTTACCTTTTACATTCTGaccaaagtaaaaaaacaaatagtgGCAACTAGAGAACTACACAGGGAAAGCATCAGGACATAGCCGGTCCTGATACGAAAGAGCTCTTGCATCTCTAGAGGTATCCGGGGAACTAATAAGTCTCCCTCAGAAAACTCCATGCCCTTCAGTACCCAGGTTCAACACATAACTAAACCTTGTACCTGGTACACAAGTCCTAAGGAAGACCACACAGACTGTGGCACTGAGCAGGCGGACATGTAAATAGCTGTTTCCCTGTCCCACAGTCCCTCCTGGAGGTAATACCGAGTTGGGCtcaaagattttattaaaaatataggcACAGTGCAATGACTTAACACTGAATAGAAGAGCTCCTGTTAGACTGTTCAAATATCCCAACTGTTTCCCCTtaaggcaaaagaaactattttgaaTAAATGCTTCCATTTTGAGACATCTACATGGTATTTATAGAAAGCATATGAGTCAATTTGAGTGAGGTATGATGCCAAAATGTGCAAAGGAG is part of the Macaca thibetana thibetana isolate TM-01 chromosome 17, ASM2454274v1, whole genome shotgun sequence genome and harbors:
- the LOC126940650 gene encoding uncharacterized protein LOC126940650, whose amino-acid sequence is MPGPRDALGSEVISVATETSRATAAPTGRFRRIALRSPLRAEAGSAVRGGPREQRAAAAGARTVGQQVKPGGSPCLARWAPHSSEPKQSRLGTQLQLQITEGLHAWRQSCSVGPLEALQKTNNDTLLWKPGA